A genomic stretch from Aerosakkonema funiforme FACHB-1375 includes:
- a CDS encoding sensor histidine kinase, with product MTQEEISAVKSKFFATVAHDLRTPLTAILLSTELLETYGHETPEEKKRQYLRCIREAAEEINKLLNDALDTYGIE from the coding sequence ATGACACAAGAAGAAATTAGTGCAGTAAAAAGCAAATTTTTTGCCACAGTTGCTCACGATTTGCGTACTCCTTTGACTGCCATTTTGCTATCTACAGAATTGCTTGAAACATACGGTCATGAAACACCTGAAGAAAAAAAACGCCAATATCTTCGTTGTATTCGAGAAGCAGCAGAAGAAATTAACAAATTACTTAATGATGCTTTAGATACTTATGGCATAGAGTAA
- the chlG gene encoding chlorophyll synthase ChlG: MSDPTPSQFSPHPETNTPELAQPLPVEANVSTTDRTAKTRQMLGMKGAASGETNIWKIRLQLMKPITWIPLIWGVVCGAASSGNYTWTLENVLIAAACMLMSGPLLAGYTQTINDFYDKDIDAINEPYRPIPSGAISIPQVITQVWVLLLAGIGLAYALDLWAGHTFPTITVLAIGGSFLSYIYSAPPLKLKKNGWLGNYALGASYIALPWWAGHALFGDLNSTIVILTLFYSLAGLGIAVVNDFKSVEGDRQLGLQSLPVMFGVTTAAWICVLAIDIFQAGIAAYLIAIHQNLYATILLLLVIPQITFQDMYFLRDPLKNDVKYQASAQPFLVLGMLVAGLALGHAGV; the protein is encoded by the coding sequence ATGTCTGACCCCACTCCCTCCCAGTTTTCCCCCCATCCCGAAACCAATACTCCAGAATTGGCACAGCCGCTGCCAGTAGAGGCTAATGTTAGCACTACCGATCGCACTGCCAAAACGCGGCAGATGCTAGGTATGAAAGGTGCCGCATCGGGGGAAACTAATATTTGGAAAATCCGCTTGCAACTGATGAAGCCGATTACCTGGATTCCCCTGATTTGGGGAGTAGTCTGCGGTGCGGCTTCCTCCGGTAACTACACTTGGACATTGGAAAACGTGCTGATAGCGGCTGCGTGTATGTTGATGTCTGGGCCATTGCTGGCGGGTTATACCCAAACCATTAACGATTTTTACGACAAGGATATCGACGCCATTAACGAACCCTATCGCCCGATTCCATCAGGTGCAATCTCTATTCCCCAAGTAATTACCCAAGTTTGGGTGCTGTTACTTGCAGGAATTGGATTGGCATACGCCCTCGATCTGTGGGCTGGTCACACCTTTCCCACGATTACTGTTCTGGCGATAGGCGGTTCGTTCCTGTCTTATATTTATTCTGCGCCACCCCTGAAACTGAAAAAAAATGGCTGGCTGGGCAATTACGCTTTGGGTGCCAGTTATATTGCTTTGCCTTGGTGGGCAGGTCATGCTTTGTTTGGCGACCTCAATTCTACAATTGTGATTCTGACTTTGTTTTACAGTTTGGCTGGTTTGGGAATTGCGGTTGTCAACGATTTTAAAAGTGTGGAAGGAGACAGGCAATTAGGTTTGCAGTCCCTGCCGGTGATGTTTGGCGTTACAACGGCGGCTTGGATTTGCGTGCTGGCGATCGATATTTTTCAAGCTGGTATTGCTGCCTATTTGATCGCGATTCACCAGAATTTATACGCCACTATTCTGCTGCTGCTTGTGATTCCGCAAATCACTTTTCAGGATATGTATTTTCTGCGCGACCCCCTGAAAAATGATGTCAAGTATCAAGCAAGCGCCCAGCCTTTCCTAGTTTTGGGGATGCTGGTGGCAGGTTTGGCGTTGGGGCACGCCGGGGTATAA
- a CDS encoding MDR/zinc-dependent alcohol dehydrogenase-like family protein codes for MKALWLENNQLQLRTDVPIPTPPPGEALVRVVRAGICNTDLELLRGYYPYTGILGHEFVGIVEQGPIELQNKRVVGEINAVCGECRFCRNGYPTHCENRTVLGIVNRNGTFAEYLTLPIKNLHSVPDNVPTDVATFTEPVAAALEIQQQVKITANDRVLVVGDGKLGQLVAQTLALTGCDLSVVGRHRQKLDYLAALGIETGFADMVRDRTFDLSVECTGNPEGFAIARRALRPRGTLVLKSTYAGHLTFDASSLVVDEITLIGSRCGPFPKALEIISQNKVNVNYLIQERYELENAIAAFDRAQQRGILKVLLEISADS; via the coding sequence ATGAAAGCCCTCTGGCTAGAAAACAACCAACTCCAACTCCGTACCGATGTCCCCATTCCCACGCCACCACCGGGGGAAGCACTCGTGCGGGTAGTGCGTGCTGGTATCTGCAACACCGATTTGGAATTACTCAGAGGCTATTATCCCTACACTGGTATTTTAGGTCATGAATTTGTCGGGATTGTGGAACAGGGGCCGATCGAACTGCAAAATAAACGGGTAGTGGGAGAAATTAACGCAGTTTGCGGTGAGTGTCGGTTTTGTCGCAACGGATACCCGACTCACTGCGAAAATCGCACCGTTTTGGGAATTGTCAATCGCAATGGCACTTTTGCAGAATATCTAACTTTGCCAATAAAAAATCTGCATTCAGTACCGGATAACGTGCCAACCGATGTAGCTACTTTTACTGAACCTGTGGCAGCAGCTTTGGAAATTCAGCAGCAGGTGAAAATAACTGCAAACGATCGCGTCCTAGTTGTAGGTGATGGTAAGTTAGGACAATTGGTAGCGCAGACATTGGCGCTGACTGGCTGCGATTTATCAGTTGTCGGGCGTCATCGTCAAAAATTGGATTACTTAGCCGCACTTGGTATCGAAACTGGCTTTGCCGATATGGTTCGCGATCGCACTTTCGATCTCTCAGTTGAATGTACTGGTAATCCTGAAGGATTTGCGATCGCTCGTCGCGCCCTCCGCCCTCGTGGTACTCTGGTCTTGAAAAGCACCTATGCTGGGCATCTCACTTTCGATGCGTCTTCTCTAGTGGTAGATGAAATTACTCTGATCGGTTCTCGTTGCGGCCCTTTCCCAAAAGCGTTAGAGATTATATCACAAAATAAGGTAAATGTCAATTACTTGATTCAAGAGCGGTATGAATTGGAAAATGCGATCGCCGCATTCGATCGCGCCCAACAAAGAGGTATTTTGAAAGTATTGTTAGAAATTAGTGCAGATTCTTAG
- a CDS encoding aspartyl protease, with product MIQGYFGEKGELFFEIELIGDDGSVVTVNALLDTGFTDWLAMDIQDAESLGWTFIRQLEMRIARGNALFNLYVGSVLFDGQEFTIPVLGGREIPEFLIGLPWLENWRLVVDRKAGLLTLGED from the coding sequence ATGATTCAAGGATATTTTGGTGAAAAAGGTGAGCTATTTTTTGAAATTGAGTTGATAGGGGATGATGGTTCTGTCGTGACAGTTAATGCTTTGCTAGATACGGGGTTTACTGACTGGTTGGCAATGGATATCCAAGATGCAGAAAGTTTGGGCTGGACATTTATACGCCAACTAGAGATGCGAATTGCACGGGGAAATGCTCTATTTAATCTCTACGTGGGAAGCGTTTTATTTGATGGTCAAGAATTTACTATTCCCGTTTTAGGTGGGAGAGAAATTCCTGAGTTTTTAATCGGTTTACCTTGGCTGGAAAATTGGCGGTTAGTCGTAGATCGAAAAGCAGGTTTGCTGACGTTGGGGGAAGATTGA